The following nucleotide sequence is from Mycobacterium sp. Z3061.
GCGTCCAGGGCGATGCCGGCGCCGGTGATGCCGCCACCGATCACGACGACGTCCACCTCGGCGCCATCGGCCAGTGCGGTCAGGTCCGCGGTACGACGGGCAGCATTGAGAGCGGTCAGGTTCTCCATCAGAACAGGTATCCGTTCAGTGTGTAGGCGAGTTGGGTGGCCAGGGCCTCGTCGTCGAGGATCGGTTTGACGATGTCGGCGGATTGAATGGTGGACTGGGCGATCAGCAGGATCATGGTCGCGAACTGGCGGGGGTCACCGGGCCGGACGCTGCCCGCACTTTGCGCTTCGGCGAGCCGCTGTGCCAGTCCCTCGATCAGGAACTGCTGGCTGACACCGAGGCGCTCGGTGATGTAGACCCGCGCCAACTCTGAGTGCATGACCGACATGATCAGCTCATCCCGGCGCAACCGGTCGGCGACCGCCACCACCTGCTTGACCAACGCCTCCCGGTCGTTGCCTTCGAACGGCACCTCGTGCATCACGTTGGTGATGTGGTCGGTCAGCAGCGTGGACATGATCGACTGGGTGTCCGGCCATCGGCGGTAGACCGTCGGGCGGCTCACCCCCGCCCGGCGGGCGATCTCGGCGAGCGTCACCCGATCCGCGCCGAAATCGACCACGCAGCTCGCCGCGGCAGCTAATATTCGGTCCCCGGTATCCAAATTTGGTTCATTACTCATTGACACCATGTGTAATACTGTAACGCATGACGCACCTCGAGGAACTCCTTCCGCCAATGAAATGGAACGCGTGGGGGGATCCCGCCGCGGCCAAGCCACTTTCCGACGGGGTCCGCGGCTTGCTGAAGCAGGTTGTGGGCCTTGCAGATTCGGATGAAGCCGAGCTGCAGCCCGACGAGGTGAAGCTGCGCCCGTGCGCCCTGTCGCAGGCCGACCAGGACGGGCTCGCCAAGATCGTCGGCGGCGAATTCTTCCGCACCGCCGACCGGGACCGGTTGCTGCGCGCCGGCGGCAAGTCCACCCCCGACATGCTGCGCCGCAAAGACCGCGGCGTCCAGGACGCGCCCGACGCGGTGCTGCTGCCCGCCGATGACGACACAGTTCTGGAGATCCTGCGCTACTGCTCCGACCACGGCATCGCGGTCGTCCCGTTCGGCGGCGGCACGAACGTCACCGGCGGACTGGACCCCACCCGCGGCCAGTTCTCCGCGGTGATCTCGCTGGATCTGCGCCGCTTCGACGAACTGCACTCGCTGGACAAGGTGTCCGGGATCGCCGAATTGGGTGGCGGCGTCACCGGTCCGGACGCCGAGCGCCTCCTGGGCGAACAGGGCTTCTCCCTGGGGCACTTCCCGCAGAGCTTCGAGTACGCCACCATCGGCGGCTTTGCGGCGACCCGTTCGTCCGGACAGGACTCGGCCGGCTACGGCCGGTTCAACGACATGATCGTGGGACTGCGCATGGTCACCCCGGTCGGCATCTGGGACCTGGGCCGGGTGGCAGCCTCGGCGGCCGGCCCGGATCTGCGTCAGCTGGCGATCGGTTCGGAAGGCACTCTGGGGGTCATCACCAAGGTGCGGCTGCGGGTGCACCCGGTCCCGGAGACCACCCGCTACGAGGCGTGGTCCTTCCCGGATTTCGCGACCGGAGTCGCGGCCCTGCGGGCCATCACCCAGACCGGCACCGGCCCGACCGTCGTCCGCCTGTCCGATGAGGCGGAGACCGGGGTCAACCTCGCCACTCACGAGACGATCGGCGAAAACCAGAACGCCGGAGGATGTTTGGGCCTGACGCTGTTCGAAGGCACCAAGGAGCACGCCGAGAGCCGGCACGCCGAAACCCGCGCGCTGCTGGAAGCCAGCGGCGGCACCTCGCTCGGCGAAGGACCGGCCAGGACCTGGGAGCACGGCCGGTTCAGCGCACCCTACCTGCGCGACTCGATGCTGGCCGCCGGTGCGCTGTGCGAGACGCTGGAAACCGCCACCGACTGGTCCAACATCCCCGCCCTCAAGGCCGCCGTCACCGAAGCGCTGACCAGTTCACTCGCCGAGTCGGGCACCCCGGCGCTGGTGATGTGCCACGTGTCGCACGTCTACCCGACCGGCGCCTCGCTGTACTTCACCATCGTGGCCGGGCAGCGCGGCAATCCGCTCGAGCAGTGGTGGGCGGCCAAGAAGGCCGCGTGCGACGCGATCATGGCCACCGGCGGAACCATCACCCACCACCACGCCGTCGGCGCCGACCACCGGGCCTGGATGCGTGAGGAGGTCGGTGACCTCGGTGTGCAGCTGTTGCGCGCGGCCAAGGCCACCCTGGATCCAGCCGGAATTCTGAACCCCGGCAAGCTGATTCCGTGACGCAGCAGTCCCCCGTCCTGAGCCGGCGCGAGATCGCGAAGATCACCGCGCTGACCAATCCCCTCTCTGGGCACGGCGCCGCGATCGAGGCGGCGCAACGTGCGATCGCCCGTTTCCACAAGCGCGGGATCGAGGTGGTCGAGATCATCGGTGACGGCGCCGAGGACGCCCGCTTCCTGGTCGCCGCGGCATTGGAGAAGGGCACCGACGCCGTCGTCGTCACCGGCGGCGACGGCGTCATCTCCAACGCCCTGCAGGTGCTGGCCCAGACCGATGTGCCGCTGGGCGTCATCCCGGCAGGCACCGGAAACGACCATGCGCGCGAATTCGGGATTCCCACCAAGGATCCCGAGGCCGCCGCGGATGTCGTGGTGGACGGCTGGACGGAAACCATTGACCTGGGCCGCATCAAGGACCAGCACGGCGTCAACAAGTGGTTCGGCACTGTGGCGGCAACGGGATTCGACTCGTTGGTGACCGACCGGGCCAACCGGATGACCTGGCCGCACGGGCGGATGCGGTACTACATCGCGATGCTTGCCGAACTGTCGCAGTTGCGGCTGCTGCCGTTCCGGTTGGTGCTGGACGGGCAGCAGGTGATCGAAACCGACCTGACGATGACCGCCTTCGGCAACACCCGCAGCTACGGCGGCGGAATGCTGATCTGTCCCAACGCCGATCGGTCGGACGGCCTGCTCGACCTCACCATGGTGAGATCGGAGTCGCGGACGAAGCTCATCCGCTTCTTCCCCACCGCTTTGAAGGGCACGCACATCGGACTCGACGAGGTCACCACCGCACGGGCCAAGACCGTCGAAGTCGAATGCCCAGGAATCAACGTGTACGCCGACGGCGACTACGCCTGTCCGCTGCCGGCCGAGATCTCGGCGGTACCGGCCGCGCTGCAGGTGCTGCGACCGGCCCACAAGGTGTAACGAACCGGTCACGCGATGCGACATGTTCAGCATGTCAGTGCTCGTCAAGACCGGGTTGGCCGCGGTAGTGGCTGTGGGGGTTCCGCTGTGCGTAGCTCCGGCGGCCCACGCGGGTGAAGTCGCTTCCTGGAACGGCGAATACCTCGTCGTGCTGGGCGCCAACGCTAAGTCCGGCACCAGCGTAGCGGCCGGTCAACCGGAGTTCGCGCACCGGTCCACCGTCTCGTTCACCTCGAACTGCGCCGCGGGTGTCTGCGTCGCGACGGTCGACAACCCGCCCGCGCCGAAGAACGAATCGATGCCGCGCACAATCGAATTCACCTGGAACGGGTCACAGTGGGTGCGCGAGATGACGTGGAAATGGGACTGCCTGCTGCCAGACGGCACCATCGAGTACGACCCGGCGAAGTCGATAACGGTCTACACCCCAGGGCAATACGGCATTCTCACCGGCGTCTTCCACACCGACATCGCCAGCGGCACGTGTCAGGGCAATGTCGATATGCCGGTGTCCGCCAAACCCATTTCCGGTCCGGTCACCTAACCCCGCCGAGCAGACGCAAAATCGCCCAGGAGCGTGCGCTCCAAGGGCGATTTTGCGTCTGCTCGCGGGGCGAACGCTAGCCGACTCCGCGGCTCAGCCAGGTGACCTCGCCGGCGTCGCCGCCGTCGCGATACGGCTCGAGGGCCTCATCCCAGGCGGTGCCCAGCACCGAATCCATCTCGGCGGCAAGGGTATCGGCGCCCTGGGCCATCAGCGTGCGCAACCGCATCTCGCCCACCATGATGTCGCCGTTGGCGCTCATCGGCCCGCTCCACAACCCCAGCTGCGGGGTGTGGCTGAACCGGTGCCCGTCGACGCCGGGGCTGGGATCCTCGGTCACTTCGAACCGCAGCACTGACCACGAGCGCAACGCGTTCGCCAAGCGGGCGCCGGTACCGACCGGCCCAACCCAGTTGGTGACCGCGCGCAACTGCCCGGGCATGGCCGGCTGCGGCGTCCACACCAAATTCGCCTTGGCTTGCAAGGTCGACGACAACGCCCACTCGACATGCGGGCACACCGCCGCTGGCGAGGCGTGGACGTACACCACACCAGCCGTCACGTCGGCGAACTGATTCGACGCACGCATCTTCTTGCTCCTTCGGTTCCACGAGGGACGTCTTCCCCAACGACCTGGTGAACCCGATCAAGAGATACTGCGCGATATATTTTCTTGTGTCCTGCGTGTCTATTGTGCCTCGTGATACCTGTGTTGCGCTAGTGTGCATTTTCCTTTCCGGCGTACGCAGCTAAAACCGCGTCCGAAAGCGCCGGCCAGGGCTTCAGCGCCCACTCTCCGAAGTCGCGGTCGGTGAGCACCACCAGCGCCAGGTCAGCATCGGGATCCACCCAGATGAACCCGCCTGACTGGCCGAAATGACCGTAGGTGCGCACCGAGTTGCCCGCGCCCGTCCAGTGCGGCGACTTCGAATCCCGCAGCTCGAATCCCAGCCCCCAGTCGTTGGGCCGCTGCGACCCGTATCCCGGCAGCACCCCGTCGAGACCCGGGAACTGCACGGACGTCGCGTCGGCGTGCATCTGCGCCGAAACCGTCGCCGGGCGCAGCAGGTCACCCGCGAACCGGACCAGGTCGTCGACCGTCGAGGTCGCGCCGTAGCCGGCGGTGTCGGCGCCCCCGTCCAGTCGCGTCGAGGTCATCCCCAGCGGCTCGCACACCGCCTCGGTGAGGTAGCGGCCGAACTCGATGCCCGACTCGCGCTCGATGGTCTGGGCCAGCACGGCGAACCCGTAGTTCGAATAGATGCGGCGGGCCCCGGGCCGCGCCAGCACGCCACCGGAAAGCATGGCCAGTCCGGAGGCGTGCGCAAGGAGGTGACGCACGGTGGACCCGGGCGGGCCGGCCTCGGTGTCGAGTTCGACGACGCCTTCCTCGACGGCGATCTGTGCGGCCCGCGCGACGATCGGCTTCGTGACCGACGCCAGCGCGAACTCGCGCGCGGTGTCACCGTGGGTGGCCCGCACTCCGTCCGGGCCGACGACCGCGGCGGCGGCGTTGGGGACGGGCCAGTCGTCCAGAACGCTCAGTGCGCTCATTTGCGCGCGATGTAGTAGTTGTTGATCGGGTCCGACTCGACTTCGGCGACCACCACGTCGCCGAAGCCGGCATCGGCCAGCATCGAGGTGGCCAGTTGCGTCCCCCAGGCCGCCCCCAGCCCGGCGCCGCCGTGCGCCAGCGACACCGTCATGCAGTGCATCAGGGACACCGTGTAGAGATAGGTGCTCATCGGTACGTCGACGTTGTCCTCGAGCCGGCTCGATGCCTTGACGTCTGCCATCAGAAACACGCCGCCCGGCCTCAACGCGCGGTGGATGTTCTCCAGCACGCGCGCCGGTTGGGCCTGGTCGTGGATGGCGTCGAACACCACGATGACGTCGTAGACCGCCTCCTTGTCCAGCGTGGGCAGGTCGTGGCTTTCGAAGGTCACATTGGACAGACCGAGCCGCGCGGCCTCGTCGCGGCCGGCTGCGATCGCCTCCTCGGAGAAGTCGATACCGGTGAACCGGCTGGCCGGGAACGCCTGAGCCATCACGTTCACGGCATGTCCACTGCCGCAACCGAAGTCGGCGACGTCGGCACCCGATCGCAGGCGCTCCGGAAGACCGTCCACCAGCGGCAGCACCACATCGACAAGCCCGGCGTCGAACACCACACCACTCTGCTGAGCCATCAACGTGTGGAAGCGGGGATATTCGCTGTAGGGCAGCCCGCCGCCCGCCCGGAAGCAACCGAGGATCTTCTGCTCGACCTCGCTCAGCAACGGCACGAACTGGGCCACCAGCGCGAGGTTGTTCGGCCCGGCCGCACTGGTCAGCACCGCCGCGCGCTGGGCCGGCAATGTGTAGGTCCCGGTCTCGGCGTCGTAGTCGACCACGCGGCCGGTTGTCATGCCGCCCAACCACTCTCGGACATAACGTTCGTCGAGGTGCGCGGCTTCGGCGATCTCCGCGCTGCTGGACGGCGGCAGTGCCGCCATGGTGTCCAGCAACCCGGTCTGATGTCCCAGGCTCAGCAGCAGCGTGAGGCTCGCGTTGTCGATCGTCGACACCATCCGGTCGGTGAAGGCCTCTACGGTTTCGGTGCCGGTCTCGGGTGCCGTCATGCGAAGCGACGCTACACCGTAGTTTGGAGGCCATGAGTCAGACAGTGCGCGGCGTCATTTCGCGGAGCAAAGGGCAACCCGTCGAGTTGGTCGACATCGTCATCCCCGACCCCGGACCGGGCGAGGCGGTCGTCGATATCACCGCGTGCGGTGTGTGCCACACCGACCTGACCTACCGCGAGGGCGGCATCAACGACGAGTACCCGTTTCTGCTCGGGCACGAGGCCGCCGGCACGGTCGAAGCGGTCGGCCCCGGCGTGACCCACGTCGAGCCGGGTGACTTCGTGATCCTGAACTGGCGCGCGGTATGCGGGCAGTGCCGGGCCTGCCGGAGAGGCCGGCCGCATCTGTGCTTCGACACCTTCAACGCCGAGCAGAAGATGACGCTGACCGACGGCACCGAACTCACCCCCGCACTGGGCATCGGGGCGTTCGCCGACAAGACGCTGGTGGCGGCCGGGCAGTGCACCAAAGTCAATCCGGAGGCCGACCCGGCCGTCGCGGGCCTGCTCGGGTGTGGGGTCATGGCGGGCCTCGGCGCGGCGATCAACACCGGCGGCGTCACGCGTGACGACACGGTTGCGGTGATCGGTTGCGGCGGCGTGGGTGACGCCGCGATCGCCGGTGCCGCGCTGGTCGGGGCGAAGAAGATCATCGCCGTCGACACCGACAACGCGAAACTGGAGTGGGCCCGCAAGTTCGGCGCCACCCACACCGTCAACGCCCGCGAATTCGATGTCGTGGAGACCATTCAGGACCTCACCGATGGCTTCGGGGTCGACGTGGTGGTCGACGCCGTCGGCCGGCCCGAGACCTGGAAGCAGGCCTTCTACGCCCGCGACCTCGCCGGGACCGTGGTGCTGGTCGGGGTACCGACTCCCGACATGCGCCTGGACATGCCGCTGGTGGACTTCTTCTCCCGCGGCGGCTCGCTGAAGTCGTCCTGGTACGGCGACTGCCTGCCGGAGCGCGACTTCCCCACCCTGATCGACCTGTACCTGCAGGGCCGGCTGCCGTTGGAGAAGTTTGTCTCCGAGCGAATCGGGTTAGACGGCATCGAGGAGGCTTTTCACAAGATGCACGACGGCAAGGTATTGCGTTCGGTGGTGATTCTCTGATGGTGGTCATCGACCGGTTGGTCACGCACGGCACCTTCGAACTCGATGGCGGCAGTTGGGAAGTCGACAACAACATCTGGCTGGTGGGCGACAACTCCAACGTCGTGGTGTTCGACGCGGCCCACGACGCGGCGCCGATCATCGAGGCCGTCGACGGGCGGCACGTGGTGGCGGTGGTCTGCACGCATGGCCACAACGACCACGTGACGGTGGCTCCGGAACTCGGTAAGGAGCTCGACGCGCCGGTGTTGCTACACCCCGCTGACGAAGTGCTGTGGCAGATGACGCACCCGGACAGCAACTTTGAGCCGATCTCCGAAGGGCACGCGCTGAAGGTGGGTGGCACCGAGTTGCGGGCCATCCACACCCCGGGGCACTCCCCCGGATCGGTGTGCTGGTACGTCCACGATCTGGGTGTGGTGTTCAGCGGTGACACCCTGTTCTCCGGCGGGCCGGGGGCCACCGGCCGGTCCTACTCGGATTTCCCCACGATTCTGCAGTCGATCTCCGAGCGCCTGGGCAAGCTGCCCGGGGATACCGTCGTGCACACTGGCCACGGCGATAGCACGACGATCGGCGACGAGATCGTGCACTACGAGGAGTGGGTGAAGCGCGGGCACTAGGTCGGTTGCTTTCACCCGCGAGCGTGCACTCAATGCCAGCCGTACCGGAGTGTCGCTGTACATTTGCGCACGCTCGCCGACGACACCAAGCTACAGCCCCTCCATAACCCGCCGCTTCTCCGCCTGGAACTCCTCCTCAGTCAACGCGCCCGAGTCCCGCAGCGCGGCAAGAGTTTTCAGGCGCTCGACCCGCACGCCCTCACCAGAGGGCTCGTAGGCCGCCGGCGGTGCGACGACGGCGAACCCGCCGCCGGCAGAAGGCACCGGCCGCCGGCGCACCCGCGCCAGCCACATGATCGACAGCGTCAGGTCGACCAACCCGACGACGAACAGCGCCACGAAAACCCAGACCAGATACCCGTACGAGCTCTGATGCCCGAAAGCCAGTCGCGGGTTGATGTATCCGTTGACCTGGCCATCGGTCACGACCTGGTAGGTGCCGTCGGCAGGCACCTGGACGTTCCACACCCGGATATGCGCGTCGTTGTTGACTGTCGTTGTGCTGCCGATACTTTCGGTGACCTCCGGCTGCGGCACACCATCCGGCGGGGTGATCGAGATGCGCATCGGCGGCACCGGTAGACCGCCGCCGTCGGTCCCGCCGATGACCAGGGTATGCAGGCTGACGGTCGCCTGCCCGGCAGGCAGATGCACGCTCCCGGATCCCGGCACGGGCACCTCACCGTAGGCGTCGTAGTCGTCCAGGAAGAACACGTTGAGCACCAGCGTCGTGATGAAGCCGGCGACCGACACGACCAGCGTCACAATCGCCAGGATCAACGAAGCCTTGGCGACCCGTCTGCTATTCATCCAGGCAGTGTGTCACGCACGGCAGCGACAGGGGACACTGTTTGCGACCCCAGACGCAGCAACCGGAGAAGGAGTTCTCAGATGGCCAACGATCTCGTCGCCACGGTGCCCGATCTGACCGGCAAGCTGGCGGTTGTCACCGGATCCAACAGCGGCCTCGGCTTCGGCCTGGCCAAGCGCCTGGCCGCGGGCGGTGCCGACGTCGTGATGGCCATCCGCAACCAGGGCAAGGGCGAGGCCGCCATCGAAGAGATCCGCAAGTCGGTCCCCGACGCCAGCCTGACCATCAAGCCACTGGACCTGTCATCGCTGGACTCCGTCCAAGCCCTGGGTGCCCAACTCAACGCCGAGGGCCGGCCGATCGACATCCTGATCAACAATGCCGGTGTCATGACGCCACCCGAGCGCGACACCACCGCGGACGGCTTCGAATTGCAGTTCGGCAGTAACCATCTCGGGCATTTCGCGCTCACCGGGCAAGTGTTGCCGCTGCTGCGCGCGGCGCAGGCCCCCCGCGTCGTGTCGTTGAGCAGCATCGCCGCGCGCCGTGGCCGCATCCACTTCGACGACCTGCAGTTCGAGAAGTCCTACGCCTCGATGGCGGCCTACGGGCAGTCGAAGCTGGCGACGCTGATGTTCGCCCTTGAACTGGACCGGCGCAGCCGCCAGGGCGGCTGGGGCATCACGTCCAACGCGGCGCACCCCGGGCTCACCAAGACCAACCTGCAGATCAGCGGACCGTCACACGGCCGGGACAAGCCGGCGCTGATGCAGCGTCTGTATACGACGTCCTGGAAGTACGCCCCATTCCTGTGGCAGGAGATCGACGAAGGCATCCTGCCGGCGCTGTACGCGGCCGTCACCCCCGGCGCCGAGGGCGGCGCGTTCTACGGACCGCGCGGCTTCGCCGAGGCCGCCGGCGGCGGGGTCACCGAAGCCAAGATACCCAAGCGTGCCGCCAATGATGATGACTGCAAACGACTTTGGGAGATCTCGGAGAGGCTCACCGGTGTCAGCTACCCCGCGCCGAACTGAGCCGCAGCGCAAGGTCCGCCTGCCCGAATCGAGTGTGGTGGTGCGGCCCGAGCCGATGGAATCGGCGACCTACACCCAGTCGTCGCGGCTGCAGGCGGCCGGATTGCTGCCCGCCGTCGCGCTATTCGAACAGGCGGCACAACAGGTGCCCCTGCCCAAACCCCCGCAACCGGTCGTCGTCGCCGACTACGGCGCTGCCACGGGCCATAATTCGCTGAGGCCGATGGCCACCGCGGTCGAGGTGTTGCGCGGCCGCACCCGCCACGATCACGCCATCCTGGTGGCGCACACCGATGTGCCGGAGAACGACTTCACCGCCCTGTTCCACACCCTGGCCGACGACCCGGACAGTTACCTGAATAACGACGCGGCCAGTTTCACCTCCGCCATCGGCCGGTCCTTCTACCAGCAGATCCTGCCGACCGGCACGGTCAACCTCGGGTGGTCGTCGTGGGCGATCCAGTGGCTGAGCCGGGTCCCCGAGGGCGCCCCGGAGGTCGCCGACCACGTGCAGGTCGCGTTCAGCAGCAACACCGAGGCCCGGCGAGCCTACGAGCACCGATCGGCGCTGGACTGGAATGACTTCGTCGCCTTCCGGGGCCGGGAACTGTGTCCGGGTGGCCGGTTGGTGGTGCTCACCATGGCCCTCGATGAGGACGGCGAGTTCGGCTACCGCCCGCTGAACGAGGCACTGATGGCGTCGCTGGAAGAGCTGGCCGAACACGGTCTGGTGCGCCGGGAAGAGGTGCGGCGCATGGTGATTCCCGTGGTGGCCCGCACCGAGAAGGATTTCCGCGCCCCGTTCGCACCGCGCGGCTGGTTCGAAGGCCTGACCATCGAGCACCTCGACATGTTCAACGCCGACGACCGGTTCTGGGCCAGATACCAAAAGGACTCGGACGCAGAAGCTTTCGGCGCACAATGGGCCGCGTTTGCCCGGGCCGCCCTGTTTCCGACCCTGCGGGCGGGCCTGAGCGGCGGGTTCGACGACCCGCGCGGCATGGATTTCATCGAGCAGCTCGAGGCCGGTGTCGCCGGGCGTCTGGCCAGGGCGCCCGAGCCGATGCGGATTCCGCTTGCATCCCTCGTATTGGCAAAGCGGCAGTAACGGGAGTTTCGGCTCCACGCCGATGTGGTAACCCTCACTTTGGGTCGGGTCGCATAGCAACTCCTTAAGGGGGCCACACGTATGAGCGCGCACGAGGAAGAATCGGCTGGTCAGGACGACAGCAAGACCGATGACGGTGCCGTGAGTACGGCCGAGGCCGACGAGAAAGACGACGACAGCAACGACGGCGTCCAGCAGACGGGCGAGAAGCCGGAGCCGGACGAGGATGCCAAAGAGAAGGCCGCAGAGATGATGACGGCCTACGAGGACAAGCCCACCTTGGTGATGCCCGGTTCCGGCAAGACCATCACCGGCACCGCCGTCAACGAATGGCTCGACGACGACGGCAACCCCAAATACGCCGAAGACGACGATTCGCCTGCGGCCAAGGCCAAGTCAGAGGCGTCCGAGGCCGGCGACAAGAAAACCGACGAGACCGACGACGCGCCCGCCGAGCAAAGCGGCAAAGACGGCGACAACGATGACGGAAGCCGCGCGAAGAACACCGCCGAAAGCGAGCGGGCGGCCGACGCCGACGAAAATGCCGAGGACGAGAACAAGTCGGTCGAGCAGCTGCAGGAAGAGGCCGAGCAGCGCGTCAAAGACAACATGGAGAAAGACAAGGAATTCAACCAGCAGATCATCGAGGCCACCAAGCAGGACCGGGAGGACCGCGAGAAGGCCGGTACCTAAACGGGTCAGCCGACCTTCGGCACGTGGCCGATTCCGGGGATCTGCGGTAGCCCCGGAATCTGCGGTAGCTGCGGAATAGCCGGTGGCGCAGGCGGATTCGGGTTGGCGGGTCCAGGCAGCTGCGGGATCTGCGGCACCGGCGGCGCGGTCGTCACCGGCGGTTGAGTGGTGACCGGCGGCTGGGTGGTCACTGGCGGAGGCACCGTGGTGGTCACCGGTGCGGGCGCTTCGGTGGTGGGCGGCGGTGCCTGAGTGGTCTGCACCGGTGCCGGAGCCTGGGTCTGCGGGGGCGGCGCGGGCGCCTGTGTCGTCGGCGCCGGTTCGGGCGTCGAGGCCGGCGGCGGCTCGGGACTGGGGCTCTCGGTGGCCGCGGGCGCGGAACTGCGAGGCGTGGTGTTAACGCCGGGAGACTTGGTGCCTTTGCTGCCGTGCGAGGTCAACCCGATCGCCACCGCGGTGCCGACCAGCAGCACCGCCACGATGGTGCTGATGATGATCACCGCCGGCAGCCGGTACCAGGGAATGGGAGAGGCCTTGCGCTCGGGTTCGGGTCGCTCTTCGTGCTCGAACTTCATCTGCGGCCGGGCGGCCGTGTAGCCCGATCCGGAGCCGGAACCCGACGAAACCGCGGGCATCACCCGCGACTCGT
It contains:
- a CDS encoding SAM-dependent methyltransferase is translated as MESATYTQSSRLQAAGLLPAVALFEQAAQQVPLPKPPQPVVVADYGAATGHNSLRPMATAVEVLRGRTRHDHAILVAHTDVPENDFTALFHTLADDPDSYLNNDAASFTSAIGRSFYQQILPTGTVNLGWSSWAIQWLSRVPEGAPEVADHVQVAFSSNTEARRAYEHRSALDWNDFVAFRGRELCPGGRLVVLTMALDEDGEFGYRPLNEALMASLEELAEHGLVRREEVRRMVIPVVARTEKDFRAPFAPRGWFEGLTIEHLDMFNADDRFWARYQKDSDAEAFGAQWAAFARAALFPTLRAGLSGGFDDPRGMDFIEQLEAGVAGRLARAPEPMRIPLASLVLAKRQ